In the genome of Gemmatimonadota bacterium, one region contains:
- a CDS encoding helix-turn-helix domain-containing protein, protein MERREELLRAAARVYARHGYRGSTTRRIADEAGVNEITIFRQFGTKDTLIHEAIASSGMSGPLVELPKVPVDPQRELQEWAAALRSHICASRSLMRRCMSEREEHPQLSASANRGPMRAAAALQAYFGRLQDQGFIKGDVNARAAAAMLIGTIFSDAMGRDVMPDIYPSTPAAAAEQYTALILRAIGLSPRTAGA, encoded by the coding sequence ATGGAAAGGCGCGAAGAACTGCTCAGGGCCGCTGCCCGAGTCTATGCTCGGCACGGATATCGGGGCTCGACCACCCGACGGATCGCCGACGAGGCGGGCGTCAATGAGATAACCATTTTCCGGCAATTCGGGACCAAGGATACGCTCATCCACGAGGCCATCGCCTCATCCGGGATGAGCGGTCCACTAGTCGAACTCCCGAAAGTGCCGGTAGATCCTCAACGTGAGCTTCAGGAATGGGCGGCTGCCCTCCGCTCCCACATCTGTGCCTCCCGATCCCTCATGCGACGCTGCATGAGCGAGCGCGAGGAACACCCCCAGTTGAGCGCTTCCGCCAATCGTGGTCCGATGCGTGCGGCGGCGGCCCTCCAGGCCTACTTCGGGCGGCTCCAGGATCAAGGCTTCATCAAGGGCGACGTCAACGCCAGGGCCGCGGCGGCGATGTTGATCGGTACGATCTTTTCCGACGCGATGGGCCGCGACGTGATGCCGGACATCTACCCGAGCACCCCCGCGGCGGCAGCTGAACAGTACACGGCTCTCATTCTCAGAGCGATCGGTCTCTCGCCGCGCACCGCCGGCGCATAG
- a CDS encoding TolC family protein, with product MIPITATFGRTNWIQRALAGALVASSALATVAMPATLRAQQPITRADSNAATPARPLSLADAVDIAQKQSQVVHIANNAIQRAQGGQYQARSGLFPQLSATANYTRTLASQFSKAFSSSPSTAPSGPAGPCNQYLFNGDSSELARVAGLENYARCTVAGHSASDASTGGIDFSKVGFGSVNGYTLGLSGSQNIFTGGRLSGQIQAANATQRSARIELTAQQAQLRLDVTSAYYDAALSDRLLSIAQSTLKQTQDLLAQTQLQQKVGNTSEFDLLRAQVSVSNQLPVVIQAQSAREVAYLKLKQLLNLPFEQRLALTTSVEDSTAAPPGVDLARASSPDTLTEHRAPVREAAEAVTAQKGQLKVARSERIPTLQLSTAYSRVAYPSSGLPSLADFNPNWTVTLSTSFPIFQGGRIHGDKMVAESNVRDAQARLEQAREGAALDSRVALNTLRQAEATFEASAGTASQAQRAYEIAEVRYKEGISTQLELNDTRNQLAQALVNRAQASRDVQVARVRLALLPDLPVQTATAGQTNLSQQTQQQQQLQAQQQTQSQTTQPAGTSGQSTPSAAGTSPTGQPGINP from the coding sequence ATGATACCTATAACGGCTACATTCGGCCGCACAAACTGGATTCAACGCGCGCTGGCCGGCGCTCTGGTTGCGTCGTCTGCGCTCGCCACAGTCGCGATGCCAGCGACGTTGCGCGCCCAGCAGCCGATCACACGCGCGGACTCCAACGCGGCGACACCGGCTCGGCCGCTGTCACTGGCAGACGCTGTCGATATCGCGCAGAAGCAGAGTCAGGTCGTGCACATCGCCAACAACGCGATACAGCGCGCACAGGGCGGCCAGTATCAGGCGCGCAGCGGGCTCTTTCCGCAGCTGAGCGCAACTGCCAACTACACGCGCACACTGGCCTCGCAATTCTCCAAGGCGTTCTCGTCTTCACCGAGCACTGCGCCAAGTGGTCCGGCAGGACCGTGTAATCAATATCTGTTCAACGGCGACTCCTCCGAGCTCGCCCGCGTCGCTGGTCTCGAGAACTACGCGCGATGCACTGTCGCTGGCCACAGCGCGAGTGATGCTTCCACCGGTGGAATCGATTTCAGCAAGGTCGGCTTCGGTTCCGTGAACGGATACACGCTCGGTCTCTCGGGCTCGCAGAATATCTTTACGGGCGGTCGTCTCTCCGGTCAGATCCAGGCGGCCAACGCAACGCAACGCTCGGCGCGCATCGAGCTCACGGCACAACAGGCGCAGCTCCGTCTCGATGTGACGTCGGCGTATTACGATGCGGCTCTGTCCGATCGATTGCTGTCCATCGCGCAGTCCACGCTCAAGCAGACGCAGGATCTGCTGGCGCAGACTCAACTGCAGCAGAAGGTCGGCAATACCAGCGAGTTCGATCTGCTGCGGGCTCAGGTTTCGGTGAGCAATCAGCTTCCAGTCGTGATCCAGGCGCAGAGCGCGCGCGAGGTCGCATACCTCAAGCTCAAGCAGCTGCTCAATCTCCCATTCGAGCAGCGACTCGCGCTCACCACCTCGGTCGAGGATTCGACGGCTGCGCCACCGGGGGTCGATCTTGCCCGTGCGTCGTCGCCGGACACGCTCACCGAGCATCGCGCGCCGGTGCGCGAGGCTGCCGAAGCCGTCACTGCGCAGAAGGGACAGTTGAAGGTCGCGCGCTCGGAGCGGATTCCGACGTTGCAGCTTTCCACTGCGTACAGCAGAGTCGCATATCCCAGCTCCGGTCTCCCGTCGCTGGCTGACTTCAATCCCAACTGGACCGTGACACTGTCGACGTCGTTCCCGATCTTCCAGGGCGGCCGCATTCACGGCGACAAGATGGTAGCCGAGTCGAATGTGCGCGATGCACAGGCGCGGCTGGAGCAGGCGCGCGAAGGTGCTGCGCTGGACTCGCGCGTCGCACTCAACACGCTGCGTCAGGCCGAAGCGACGTTCGAAGCGAGCGCGGGCACGGCATCACAGGCGCAACGCGCCTACGAGATCGCTGAAGTGAGATACAAGGAAGGGATCTCGACGCAGCTGGAGCTGAACGATACGCGCAATCAGCTCGCGCAGGCGCTCGTGAACAGAGCGCAGGCGTCACGTGACGTGCAGGTGGCGCGTGTACGACTCGCACTGTTGCCGGATCTGCCAGTGCAGACCGCGACGGCCGGGCAGACTAACCTGTCACAGCAGACACAACAACAGCAGCAATTGCAAGCGCAACAACAGACACAATCGCAGACGACGCAGCCGGCGGGGACGTCGGGCCAGAGCACACCATCCGCGGCCGGCACATCGCCGACTGGACAACCCGGGATCAATCCATAG
- a CDS encoding efflux RND transporter periplasmic adaptor subunit, with the protein MRRTYIYLPLALATVTLATGCKRKTAEAADTAQQLVVGTENIAIARHGSVTNGPSISGSLDAELNATVRAQIAGSIISTDADVGQTVRRGQLLGRIDASGLQDAYLSAKSAVSSAEATAAVAQRNLQRSQTLLQAGAIAQRDLETAQTQAASAQAALEDAKSRLATAQKNFDNTRITAPFDGIVSQKIVSPGDVVQPGGALFTIVDPSTMRLVAAVPSDQLSMLRVGTDVVFNVTGYLDQEFHGKVTRVSPSVDPTTRQVQIIVSIPNTSHTLITGLYADGRISSRTQEGIVVPLSAVDTRMQRPAVVEIKGGKVTRVDVTLGMRDPTTERVQITSGVAVGDTLLVAAAQGITPGTPVRVQSPPSDQSPQTNTTPNSGR; encoded by the coding sequence ATGCGACGCACTTATATATATCTTCCACTTGCTCTGGCAACCGTTACACTCGCGACGGGCTGCAAACGCAAGACAGCTGAAGCGGCAGATACGGCTCAGCAGCTGGTGGTGGGCACCGAGAACATCGCGATCGCGCGACATGGATCGGTGACGAACGGCCCCTCGATCTCGGGCTCGCTCGACGCCGAGCTGAACGCGACCGTGCGCGCGCAGATTGCGGGTTCGATCATCTCGACTGACGCCGACGTCGGACAAACCGTAAGAAGGGGTCAGCTACTCGGCCGCATCGACGCGTCGGGTCTGCAGGATGCATATCTGAGCGCCAAGTCGGCCGTGTCTTCGGCAGAAGCGACGGCGGCCGTTGCACAACGTAACCTGCAGCGCAGCCAGACGCTGCTGCAGGCCGGTGCGATCGCGCAGCGCGATCTCGAGACTGCGCAGACCCAGGCGGCGAGCGCGCAGGCAGCGCTCGAAGATGCCAAGTCGCGCCTCGCGACCGCGCAGAAGAATTTCGACAACACGCGCATCACGGCACCGTTCGATGGCATAGTGAGCCAGAAGATCGTGAGCCCGGGCGATGTAGTGCAGCCCGGCGGTGCACTGTTCACCATTGTCGACCCATCGACGATGCGACTGGTCGCAGCGGTTCCCTCGGATCAGCTGTCGATGCTTCGCGTCGGCACCGACGTGGTGTTCAACGTGACCGGATATCTGGATCAGGAATTTCACGGCAAGGTGACGCGCGTGAGCCCGTCCGTCGATCCGACCACGCGTCAGGTGCAGATCATCGTATCGATTCCGAACACCAGCCACACGCTCATCACGGGACTCTATGCGGATGGCCGCATCTCCAGCCGGACGCAGGAAGGAATCGTCGTTCCGCTGTCAGCGGTCGACACGCGCATGCAGCGTCCGGCGGTGGTCGAGATAAAGGGCGGCAAGGTTACGCGCGTCGACGTCACGCTCGGCATGCGCGATCCGACGACCGAGAGGGTGCAGATCACAAGCGGAGTTGCAGTTGGTGACACGCTGCTGGTCGCGGCCGCGCAGGGCATCACGCCGGGTACACCGGTGCGGGTACAGTCGCCGCCATCGGATCAGAGCCCACAAACCAACACCACGCCAAACAGCGGTCGCTAG
- a CDS encoding acyltransferase yields MQELTIDAAATEPPIAATPRGPRLLFIDNIRWVMIILVVSMHSADTYSPLGNWYFTDRSPVTPAALLTFAAWQMYLQAFFMGLLFFIAGYFVPSSLQRKGARKFIRERAFRLGLPVLFYMFVLGPITEYFVAHSWNSTEPTSFANEWIKHIRNGQFLQENGPLWFCLALLIFCVCYAALHPGRTDAAIDASDSPAPNNARLIGFALVMAAFTFVVRLIFPDGTSVLNLQLADFPQYILLFIAGTYFARGHWLQKLDYRLGVRWLAIVLPVGFAAWLAILIVGGRLSDDGSAYAGGWHWQAASMNLWESFTCVAVSYGLLVIFRRAYNTQGRFEKFMSDNAFSVYVFHPPFVILGARMLHPIAAAPLFKFALLTIVACIASFALSAAVFRRTPVLRAIL; encoded by the coding sequence GTGCAAGAGCTCACCATCGACGCAGCCGCGACGGAACCACCGATTGCCGCCACACCACGCGGCCCTCGGTTGCTGTTCATCGACAACATACGCTGGGTGATGATCATCCTCGTCGTCAGCATGCACTCTGCCGACACCTACAGCCCGCTCGGTAACTGGTACTTCACCGACCGATCTCCCGTCACGCCGGCGGCTCTTCTCACCTTCGCCGCCTGGCAGATGTATCTCCAGGCGTTTTTCATGGGCTTGCTGTTCTTCATCGCCGGTTACTTCGTTCCGTCGTCGCTCCAGCGGAAAGGTGCCAGGAAGTTCATACGAGAGCGCGCGTTCCGGCTTGGATTACCTGTCCTGTTCTACATGTTCGTGCTCGGCCCGATCACTGAATATTTCGTCGCGCATTCCTGGAACTCCACCGAGCCTACATCCTTCGCCAACGAGTGGATCAAGCACATCAGAAACGGACAGTTTCTTCAGGAGAACGGACCGCTCTGGTTCTGTCTCGCGCTGTTGATCTTCTGCGTATGCTATGCCGCGCTCCACCCAGGCCGGACCGACGCGGCGATCGATGCGAGTGACTCCCCGGCGCCGAACAACGCACGTCTCATTGGATTTGCCTTGGTGATGGCTGCATTCACGTTCGTCGTACGCCTGATCTTCCCGGACGGCACGTCGGTGTTGAATCTGCAACTGGCGGATTTCCCCCAGTACATTCTCCTGTTCATTGCCGGCACGTACTTCGCCCGCGGACACTGGCTCCAGAAGCTCGACTACCGATTGGGCGTGCGATGGCTCGCAATCGTACTCCCGGTCGGGTTCGCGGCGTGGCTTGCGATACTGATAGTCGGCGGAAGGCTCTCTGATGACGGATCCGCGTACGCAGGCGGATGGCACTGGCAGGCCGCGTCGATGAATCTCTGGGAGTCATTCACTTGCGTGGCGGTCTCCTACGGACTGCTCGTCATCTTCAGGAGAGCGTACAACACTCAGGGGCGTTTCGAGAAATTCATGTCGGACAACGCGTTCAGCGTGTACGTCTTCCATCCGCCCTTCGTCATACTTGGCGCGCGCATGCTTCATCCGATCGCGGCGGCCCCGCTGTTCAAGTTCGCGCTCCTCACGATCGTGGCGTGCATCGCGTCGTTCGCGCTCAGTGCTGCGGTGTTCAGACGGACGCCGGTGCTTCGCGCGATTCTCTGA
- a CDS encoding sulfite exporter TauE/SafE family protein, which yields MTFHVLLALAALLAGAVASVVGFGIGSLLTPLLSLRVGTQLAVAAISIPHVFATALRFWRLRAHVDRRVLISFGVTSAAGGLTGALLHSFANNRALSIAFGIILIFVGVSELTGLARRMRFHGAVAWIAGAISGLFGGLVGNQGGIRSAALLGFDVDKQSFVATATAIGLVVDAARMPVYFATQPREIAHIWMLILIATVGTLVGTLLGVRALRWIPERVFRNIVATVLLALGAYMTLKGGA from the coding sequence GTGACGTTCCACGTTCTCCTGGCGCTCGCCGCACTCCTCGCGGGCGCTGTTGCATCGGTCGTAGGATTTGGCATCGGCAGCTTGCTCACGCCACTGCTTTCGCTGCGCGTCGGCACACAGCTCGCCGTTGCCGCGATCTCGATTCCACACGTCTTCGCGACCGCGCTTAGATTCTGGCGACTCCGTGCGCACGTTGACCGCCGAGTACTGATAAGCTTTGGCGTGACAAGCGCAGCTGGCGGCCTCACAGGGGCGCTACTGCATTCCTTCGCCAACAATCGCGCGCTGTCCATCGCCTTTGGCATCATACTCATCTTCGTTGGCGTGAGTGAACTGACCGGCCTCGCGCGCCGCATGCGGTTTCATGGCGCCGTCGCATGGATCGCCGGCGCCATCTCCGGCCTCTTCGGTGGCCTGGTGGGGAATCAGGGCGGCATCCGCTCCGCAGCGCTGTTGGGATTCGATGTCGACAAGCAATCGTTCGTGGCGACTGCAACTGCGATCGGGCTCGTGGTCGACGCGGCCCGGATGCCTGTTTATTTCGCCACTCAGCCGCGCGAGATCGCCCACATCTGGATGCTGATCCTCATTGCGACTGTCGGTACACTCGTCGGCACGTTACTGGGCGTTCGCGCGCTGCGCTGGATTCCGGAGCGTGTATTCCGCAACATCGTCGCTACCGTTCTCCTAGCACTCGGCGCCTACATGACGCTCAAGGGCGGTGCATAA
- a CDS encoding efflux RND transporter permease subunit, translated as MFISDFAIKRPIVTVVIMVALVIFGLFSAFNTDVDELPDIQQPIVFVAVPYPGASPDQVEREVVDRMEEAFQGLNGIDQITSTSTDGFAQIIVQFVYSKPTDEAAQDVRDAISGIRDKLPVEMKEPIIKKFDPADQPIVSLTLSSNTLKPNELTILADPDITRQLQGLPGVAQVTLSGGVDREISVDVIPARLNAAKVSVSDVVNALNAQNLAVPVGMITGALEERSIRLRGRIADARDFGQLVVAQRGGQVIRLADVANVYDGSAEQRSLALFNGVEGIGIDITKSKGTSTTRVSDEINQRVKEIKKTLPAGVTLNVVRDAGPRVTNSVRNVEEALVEGAILTVIVVFLFLNSWRSTVITGLALPVSAISAFIAVHAFGFTLNTMSLLGLSLAIGILIDDAIVVRENIVRHIEMGEDHFTAAHTGTDEIGLAVTATTLSIMAVFVPIAFMSGISGQWFRPFALTIACAVLVSLFVSFSLDPMLSAYWPDPAIEAHEHRAWISRKLETFNKWFDRQADNYRGVIAWALDHRADMVAISIGVFFASILIPAKGLFAAISLLAGVMLIVWLMSFNYPKSAVGTILKSVIAIGVFVGSLLFGLTLPEPGWAKLGGGFIPDSDNSELNVSIETPPGSNIDYTHIKAEEIGRIIRTHKEVAYTYTTVGTATGSGEVDVGSIYIKLVPKNERSISQGDLSNIIRGEIAHVAGVTAYTFNSSFAGNQKQIQVQIRGNDAAQLNAVAEQMEVEVRKVPGAADVGLSTKGLKPELDVQLNRGLAGTLGITVGQLAQALRPAFAGVQAGSWVDPTGKTRDVTVRLPAASRQNVSDLRQLPIAVPTPNGTPPAQASSAAATPINSGPQTIPLGQIATVRLTTGPAQIDHLDEDKVVTVGVNPQGRPLSEVSADVNRAIAKVPLPPGVHLSQGGQVKDQNEVYGAIVAALGLAILLMYLILVVQFGSFLDPLAIMLSLPLSLIGVVLALLITGGTLNIMSMIGVILLMGIVAKNAILLVDFAKWTRESKKITLREALIEAGRVRLRPILMTTFALIAGMIPVALGLGEGADFRAPLGRAVIGGVITSTLLTLIVIPTFYEILDEWREKLVHAFGRGAAAELEHAPEHAPRAEPGMGAPPRPAMGEPTP; from the coding sequence ATGTTCATCTCAGACTTCGCGATCAAGCGCCCCATCGTCACAGTGGTGATAATGGTCGCGCTCGTGATCTTCGGCTTGTTCTCCGCGTTCAACACGGACGTGGATGAGCTACCCGACATTCAGCAGCCGATCGTGTTCGTTGCAGTCCCGTATCCCGGCGCATCGCCGGATCAGGTCGAGCGCGAGGTGGTCGACCGGATGGAAGAAGCGTTCCAGGGTCTCAACGGCATCGATCAGATCACATCGACCTCGACGGACGGCTTCGCGCAGATCATAGTCCAGTTCGTGTATTCCAAGCCGACCGACGAGGCGGCGCAGGACGTGCGCGATGCGATCTCCGGAATTCGCGACAAGCTCCCTGTCGAGATGAAGGAGCCGATCATCAAGAAGTTCGATCCGGCCGACCAGCCGATCGTGTCGCTCACGCTGTCGTCCAACACGCTCAAGCCGAACGAGTTGACGATTCTGGCCGACCCCGACATCACGCGTCAGCTCCAGGGACTGCCGGGAGTTGCTCAGGTGACGTTGTCGGGTGGCGTGGATCGCGAGATATCGGTGGACGTGATTCCCGCGCGTCTCAATGCGGCGAAGGTGAGCGTGTCGGACGTCGTCAACGCGTTGAACGCGCAGAATCTCGCGGTTCCGGTCGGCATGATCACGGGCGCGCTCGAGGAGCGCTCGATACGACTGCGTGGGCGCATCGCGGACGCAAGAGATTTCGGTCAGCTCGTCGTCGCGCAGAGGGGCGGTCAGGTGATTCGTCTCGCGGACGTCGCGAACGTCTATGACGGATCCGCGGAGCAGCGATCGCTCGCTCTCTTTAATGGAGTCGAAGGGATTGGTATCGACATCACCAAGTCGAAGGGCACCAGCACGACGCGCGTGAGCGACGAGATCAACCAGCGTGTCAAGGAAATAAAAAAGACCCTACCGGCTGGCGTGACGCTCAACGTGGTGCGCGATGCCGGGCCGCGTGTGACGAATTCGGTTCGCAACGTAGAGGAGGCGCTCGTGGAAGGCGCAATCCTTACCGTGATCGTGGTGTTCCTCTTCCTCAACTCGTGGCGCTCGACCGTGATCACGGGACTCGCGCTGCCAGTTTCAGCGATTTCAGCCTTCATCGCGGTTCATGCGTTCGGATTCACGCTCAACACGATGTCACTGCTGGGCCTCTCGCTCGCGATCGGAATTCTGATCGACGACGCGATAGTAGTGCGAGAGAACATCGTGCGACACATCGAGATGGGTGAAGACCATTTCACGGCTGCACACACGGGTACCGACGAAATCGGTCTCGCTGTAACAGCTACGACGCTGTCGATCATGGCGGTGTTCGTTCCGATTGCGTTCATGAGCGGAATATCCGGACAGTGGTTCCGGCCGTTCGCATTGACGATTGCATGCGCAGTTCTGGTCTCGCTCTTCGTCTCTTTCTCGCTCGATCCGATGCTTTCGGCGTACTGGCCCGATCCCGCAATCGAGGCGCACGAACATCGCGCGTGGATCTCGCGCAAGCTGGAGACATTCAACAAGTGGTTCGACAGGCAGGCGGACAACTACAGGGGCGTGATCGCGTGGGCGCTGGATCACCGCGCGGATATGGTCGCGATATCGATTGGTGTGTTCTTCGCGAGCATTCTGATTCCCGCGAAGGGCCTGTTTGCGGCAATATCGCTACTGGCTGGAGTGATGCTGATAGTGTGGTTGATGTCGTTCAACTATCCGAAGTCGGCCGTCGGTACCATTCTCAAGAGTGTCATCGCCATCGGCGTGTTCGTGGGCTCGCTGCTCTTCGGTCTCACGCTGCCGGAGCCCGGCTGGGCCAAGCTCGGCGGCGGTTTCATTCCTGATTCCGACAACTCCGAGCTGAACGTCTCGATCGAGACGCCGCCAGGGTCGAACATCGATTACACGCACATAAAGGCCGAGGAGATCGGACGCATCATTCGCACGCACAAGGAAGTCGCATATACGTATACGACTGTTGGTACTGCGACGGGGTCGGGCGAGGTGGATGTCGGGAGCATCTACATCAAACTGGTTCCCAAGAATGAGCGATCCATATCGCAGGGCGACCTGAGCAACATCATCCGCGGGGAGATTGCACATGTCGCTGGTGTTACAGCGTACACGTTCAACAGCAGCTTTGCGGGTAACCAGAAGCAGATCCAGGTTCAGATTCGCGGCAACGATGCCGCGCAACTGAATGCGGTAGCAGAGCAGATGGAAGTGGAGGTGCGCAAGGTTCCGGGAGCGGCCGACGTCGGGCTGTCGACGAAGGGGCTCAAGCCGGAGCTCGACGTGCAGCTGAATCGCGGACTCGCCGGAACGCTCGGCATCACCGTGGGGCAGCTCGCGCAGGCGTTGAGGCCGGCATTCGCGGGTGTGCAGGCCGGAAGCTGGGTCGATCCCACTGGCAAGACGCGCGACGTCACGGTTCGGCTTCCAGCGGCTTCGCGACAGAACGTTTCGGATCTGCGACAGCTGCCAATCGCCGTGCCGACCCCGAATGGTACTCCTCCGGCGCAGGCGTCCTCCGCTGCGGCCACTCCAATTAACTCCGGTCCGCAGACGATTCCGCTCGGCCAGATCGCGACCGTCCGTCTGACGACCGGTCCGGCGCAGATCGATCATCTGGACGAGGACAAGGTCGTCACCGTCGGTGTGAATCCGCAGGGGCGTCCGTTGAGCGAGGTATCGGCTGACGTGAATCGTGCCATCGCGAAGGTTCCGCTGCCGCCCGGCGTGCACCTTTCGCAGGGTGGGCAGGTGAAGGATCAGAACGAGGTGTACGGCGCGATCGTGGCCGCGCTTGGGCTCGCGATTCTGCTCATGTACCTCATTCTCGTGGTGCAGTTCGGATCGTTCCTTGATCCGCTCGCGATCATGTTGTCGCTTCCGTTGTCGCTGATCGGAGTCGTGCTCGCGTTGCTCATAACGGGTGGCACGCTCAACATCATGTCGATGATCGGTGTGATCCTGCTGATGGGAATCGTAGCGAAAAATGCGATCCTGCTGGTGGACTTCGCCAAGTGGACGCGTGAATCGAAGAAGATCACGTTGCGGGAGGCGCTCATCGAAGCTGGCAGGGTACGCCTGCGTCCGATTCTCATGACGACGTTCGCGCTCATCGCCGGCATGATCCCCGTAGCGCTCGGCCTCGGTGAGGGAGCCGACTTCCGCGCACCGCTGGGGCGTGCAGTCATCGGTGGCGTCATAACATCGACACTGCTCACGTTGATCGTAATCCCGACGTTCTACGAGATCCTGGACGAATGGCGCGAGAAGCTCGTGCATGCATTCGGGCGTGGCGCCGCGGCCGAACTGGAACACGCACCGGAGCATGCGCCGAGGGCGGAGCCTGGCATGGGAGCACCACCGAGACCAGCCATGGGCGAGCCGACACCGTAG
- a CDS encoding cation diffusion facilitator family transporter: MRSPTSRAMRAAQAGMAVNLILAVIKLIAGIIGHAYALVADAVESTADIFSSLVVYGGLRIAAQPADEDHPYGHGRAEALAGALVALMLLAAALGIAIEAVREIRTPHHTPRAWTLAVLVGVIVIKQVMASKVFRIGSEIGSTAVMADAQHHRSDVITSTAAFIGISIAVIGGPGWEQADDWAALVASLVICYNGVRMLRPAVNDLMDRIPDDSVVQGIASAATSVAEVRAIEKLKVRKVGLQYAVDLHVQTDPQMSLHDAHIVSGKVKGAIRAAMPSVDGVLIHMEPYEPA; this comes from the coding sequence GTGAGGTCACCCACCAGCCGCGCGATGCGCGCGGCGCAGGCCGGAATGGCGGTGAATCTGATCCTCGCGGTCATCAAGCTGATCGCGGGGATCATCGGTCATGCATACGCGCTGGTTGCCGACGCGGTCGAATCGACGGCTGATATTTTCTCGTCGCTCGTCGTGTACGGCGGTCTGCGGATTGCCGCGCAGCCGGCGGATGAGGACCATCCGTACGGTCATGGACGCGCCGAGGCACTTGCCGGCGCGCTCGTGGCGTTGATGTTGCTTGCCGCCGCGCTCGGAATTGCGATCGAGGCCGTGCGTGAGATACGAACTCCGCATCACACGCCGAGGGCGTGGACGCTCGCGGTGCTGGTCGGTGTGATCGTCATCAAGCAGGTGATGGCGAGCAAGGTATTCCGGATCGGCTCGGAGATCGGAAGCACCGCTGTAATGGCCGACGCGCAGCATCATCGCAGCGACGTGATTACATCCACAGCGGCGTTCATCGGGATCAGCATCGCCGTGATCGGCGGTCCGGGCTGGGAGCAGGCAGACGACTGGGCAGCGCTCGTGGCGTCGCTCGTGATCTGCTACAATGGCGTGAGGATGTTGCGGCCAGCGGTGAACGATCTGATGGATCGCATTCCGGATGACAGCGTGGTGCAGGGGATAGCGAGCGCGGCAACGAGCGTGGCAGAAGTGCGCGCGATCGAGAAGCTCAAGGTGCGCAAGGTTGGCTTGCAGTATGCGGTCGATCTGCACGTTCAGACAGACCCGCAGATGTCACTTCACGACGCGCATATAGTGAGCGGCAAGGTGAAGGGGGCGATACGCGCGGCGATGCCGTCGGTGGATGGGGTGTTGATCCATATGGAGCCGTACGAGCCGGCGTAG
- a CDS encoding plastocyanin/azurin family copper-binding protein, translating into MPRSAIPLAVTVAIVAAVAAWTPSAARHTDARVITILMTRDSAGMRFSPSTIVAHSGDTLRFVNGAGRHDVDFVADSNPRNVVLPKTTPLLEKAGATLDIPVNLPPGRYYIQCDPHAEMGMVGHLIVEGERRSSAASVHRDQMQNVLQVRRIEPKPNG; encoded by the coding sequence ATGCCTCGATCTGCCATTCCACTCGCCGTCACTGTTGCTATCGTTGCAGCGGTGGCGGCGTGGACGCCATCCGCTGCACGACACACCGATGCCAGGGTCATCACGATCCTCATGACGCGCGACAGCGCGGGCATGCGATTCAGTCCATCGACGATCGTGGCGCATTCCGGCGACACACTTCGTTTCGTGAACGGCGCGGGGCGGCACGACGTGGACTTCGTGGCTGATTCCAATCCGCGAAATGTCGTGCTGCCGAAGACCACGCCGTTGCTCGAGAAAGCGGGCGCAACGCTCGACATTCCTGTCAACTTGCCGCCCGGGCGCTATTACATCCAGTGCGATCCGCATGCCGAAATGGGGATGGTCGGACATCTGATAGTCGAGGGTGAGCGGCGATCCAGCGCGGCATCGGTTCATCGCGATCAGATGCAGAATGTTCTGCAGGTTCGCCGCATCGAGCCAAAGCCGAATGGCTGA